CCGAACGCTTTCTTGATCCCACGCGCCGCGCAGCGGAGCGGCTTCGGCGGCGGGGGCGCCGCGACCTCGGGACCGCTGTCGGCGCTCTCCGGCTTCTTCGGGGTCTTGCCCGTCTGTTCGACCGCCTCGGACATCCGTCGCCCCTTTTACCAGCGACTCGTCACCGCGAAGTCGCCGGGTCGGCGTACGTAACTCACTTTGGAGTGACGTTCGAGCGCTTTTGTCCTGGACGGAGCGATCTTTTGTGTCACAGCAGGCGCGTGAGGTTCGTGACGCTGTGTGTCGTCGGCCTCCTCGCTGCCTGCAGCGCGGAGGACGCGGCCCTTCCGGCGTCATCGTCCGACCTCACAGAACCTTCCTGCGCGCGGCCCGGCGTCCACACGGCGCCGGCCGCGCTCGCAGCTTCCTTCCCTTCGGACGCGGAGATCCGCGCCGCGGGCGGGACGCCCTTCGAGGACGGCGATCGCGTCGTCTTCGCCGCGCGCGGTCCCGGGCCGTGGGCCGTCGCCGGCTCGTTCAACGGGTGGCAGCCGTCGCTCGCGCTGCGGAACGTGAGCGGTGACCTGTGGCTCGGCGAGGCGTCCATCCCGCGGACGCAGAGCTTCGAGTACAAGCTCGTGCGCGGCGGGCGCTGGCTCGAAGACCCGCTCGCGCGCAACGTCGTGTGGGACGGCATCGATCGCGGCTTCGGCGCGCGCGGCGAGATGAACGCGGTCGGGCATCCGAGCGCGATCCCCACCTGGAGAGGACGCACCGTCGCGCTCGGGCGCGTCGAAGGGCACGAGGTCTGGGTGCACTACCCCGCGCGGTACGACGCGGAGAGCTGCGTGAAGCTCCCGTCCGTCATCATTCATGACGGCATGGAGTCGCTCACCCGCGGCGCCTTCGCCGAAGCGGCGGACCGCCTCTACGCCGCGCGCCCCGAGCTCTCCGCGGTGCTCGTCTTCGTCGGGCTCCCGTCGCAGGAGGTCCGCATGGCCGAGTACACGGTGTACTCGCCGGGCTCGGAGGGCGATCGCTACGTCGGGTTCCTCGCGCAGGAGCTGTGGCCGCGCGTTCGCGCGGAGGCGCGCGTGTGCACCGCGCCGGCGGCGCGCGGCATCGCGGGGGCGTCGCTCGGCGGGCTCGTCTCGACCTACGCGGGCTTCGAGCACCCGGAGTCGTGGGGCTGGGTCGGCTCGCAGAGCGGCTCGTATTTCTGGGCCGACGACGCGATGATCCGGCGCGCGCGCGAGCTGCCGGCGCGGCCGCTCCGCGTCTACCTCGACTCGGGCTGCCCCGACGACAACTGCGCGCCGACGGATCGGCTCGCGTCGGTGCTGCGCGACAAGGGCTACGACTTCGTCCGCGTCCGCGAGGATGGCGGCCGCCACGACTGGGCGTTCTGGCGCGACCGCCTCGCGGGCATGCTCACGCACTTCCGCGACGGCCAGACGACCTGCGATTGAGCGGGCGGCCTCTCAGGCTGGCGGTCCGCCGCCGGCCTCGTCGATCCCGGCGCGGGCGAGCGGCGCGGCCGTGTTGCGCGAATCGATCGGCGCGATCGTGCGCGGAAACAGGGATCGCACGCGAGCGCGGATCGCGCGTCGTCCATCGTTCGGGTGATGGCACGTCCGTCGCTCCATCGGGGCGCGATGCTGAAGCCCCACTCCTCGACGGCCGCCGCGTGCGTCCTCCTCACGATCGCGGCGGCGTGCGCTCCGCCGGCGAAGCTCGAGACGCGCGAGACGCGATCGGCCACCCTCGCGTCGCCGCGCGAAGAGGCGCCCGAGATCCCCGCCGCGATCGACATCCAGCCCGCGAACGGGACCACGTTCGGAGGCCGCACCGCCGAGCGCGCGGTCACGTTCAGCGGGTTCGCGACCGGCGCGGGCGTGACGATCGAGGTGCAGGTCCTCCGGAGCCCGACCGTCGCGATCGCCGACACGAGCTGGGTCACCCTCGCGACGACGGTGACGGAGGCGACGCCGACGACCTTCAACGATCCGACGCCCATCTTCCGCTGGCGCGTCACCGCGACGCCGGGGAGCACGCGCTGGCCGCTCGGCGGGCTCATGCGCTTCCGCACGATCGCGACCGACGCCGCGGGCCGCAAGACCGCGCTCCCGTTCTTCGACGAAAGCGCCGGGCTCTGCGTCGAGCGCCTCCGCGCGCGGTCGTGGCGCGAGGTCCTTGCACAATGCAAGAGTCCCTTCAGCCCCGACCTCGGCGGACCGATCACGAACCAGACGCGCGCGGCCGCGATCGTCTCGACCGGCCGCGAGCCCGGCAACGCCGGCTTCACGCCGCCGTACCTGAACCGGAAGGGTGAGATCACGGTCGAGGACACGAAGGCCTACTACGCCGCGATCGACGCGCCCGCGACGCTCGACGAATACAAGGAGCGCTTCGGGTTCGGGGAGAGCCGCGGCGAGGTCGAGACGACCTTCTTCAACGCCGGCGACCTCGGCATCGGGCGCGAGATGCACTGCCTCGAGAGCAAGGACGACGTGCTCGCGTGTTACGTCACGAACTACGGCGTGGACGCGGACGGCGCGCCGCTCTTCAACGGCGATCCCGACGCCGCGCTCGACGACGCGATCGCGCGGCGGAACGGCTTCGCCACCGTCGCGATGGCGAAATTCGGGACGAAGTACAACGACCCGCGCGGCAACGACGTGCAGTTCTTCGTCTACGGCGCGGACGGCGCGCTCGCGAACGAGGCGCAGCTCGACTCGACCGGGCAGAACAAGTCGATCCCGAACAACTGCACGAACTGCCACGGCGGCCGCTACGACACGCGGACGCGGAGGCTCACCGGCTCGACGTTCCTCCCCTTCGATCCGGAGGCCTTCCTCTTCTCCGAGCGCCGCGGCCTCGGGTTCGCGGACCAAGAGCGCGCGCTGAAGACGACGAACGAGATGATCGCGCGCGCCGGCGCGCCTCCCGTCGCGGTGCAGCTCGTGAGCGGGTTCTACGCGGGGCGATCGACCAACCTCGACTTCATCCCCGC
This window of the Labilithrix sp. genome carries:
- a CDS encoding hydrolase — encoded protein: MRFVTLCVVGLLAACSAEDAALPASSSDLTEPSCARPGVHTAPAALAASFPSDAEIRAAGGTPFEDGDRVVFAARGPGPWAVAGSFNGWQPSLALRNVSGDLWLGEASIPRTQSFEYKLVRGGRWLEDPLARNVVWDGIDRGFGARGEMNAVGHPSAIPTWRGRTVALGRVEGHEVWVHYPARYDAESCVKLPSVIIHDGMESLTRGAFAEAADRLYAARPELSAVLVFVGLPSQEVRMAEYTVYSPGSEGDRYVGFLAQELWPRVRAEARVCTAPAARGIAGASLGGLVSTYAGFEHPESWGWVGSQSGSYFWADDAMIRRARELPARPLRVYLDSGCPDDNCAPTDRLASVLRDKGYDFVRVREDGGRHDWAFWRDRLAGMLTHFRDGQTTCD